In the genome of Oncorhynchus clarkii lewisi isolate Uvic-CL-2024 chromosome 4, UVic_Ocla_1.0, whole genome shotgun sequence, one region contains:
- the LOC139407180 gene encoding regulator of microtubule dynamics protein 3 isoform X1: MVPIWHNMKPLGRNWMIGLGVGATAGVGLITLIIYKEISRRRSQTLLLHTNPPEYLIDSPDGTPLQIESLEQEVVAQQQALEAVVQGLSPEQVELRNQLDEVLTCVSSLRFEVAELRTGLQDIAQQIIQDVKKGVEDSQRARRRRHIISHRERTDSMSSSSIYFSASQGVYGGETSEGGYSTANAESDYTDRDTDRETDKEAEREPEEDSDEDKSCATTITLRQEDSQEEGEEPQEEDEDNDDDDEEEMLEVMAEVPSGELALLLAQSDILHTGDARLKAEGFHLLLANKLQYGDSREFLWRLARAYSDMYDSTEDKQEKKSYAEQGREEAEFALKKNGLNAECHKWFAVLTGLTSQYETMHSKLKSSHILKEHLDRAIALRDDDPLCFYLLGRWCYEVSTLGWLEKKAAAALYDKPPTSTLDDALGNFLKAEELNPGFSKTVRLYIAKCHKELGNVSEAKNWALLALKMPSGSSEEDSAKLEAELGALIDKVTELSLDGGDK; this comes from the exons ATGGTCCCAATTTGGCACAACATGAAGCCGTTAGGGAGAAATTGGATGATAGGACTGGGTGTAGGAGCCACCGCGGGTGTAGGCTTGATTACATTAATAATCTACAAAGAAATTAGTAGAAGAAGATCTCAAACATTATTACTCCACACTAACCCCCCTGAGTACTTGATAGACAGCCCAGATGGAACACCCCTTCAGATTGAGTCACTTGAACAAG AGGTGGTGGCCCAGCAGCAGGCCCTGGAGGCGGTGGTGCAGGGGTTGTCCCCTGAGCAGGTGGAGCTGAGGAACCAACTGGATGAGGTGCTGACCTGTGTGTCTTCCCTCCGCTTCGAGGTGGCTGAGCTCAGGACTGGCCTGCAGGACATCGCCCAGCAGATTATCCAGGATGTCAA GAAGGGTGTTGAGGATAGCCAGAGAGCACGTAGACGCCGCCACATCATCAGCCATCGGGAACGCACTGACTCCATGAGCTCCAGCTCCATCTATTTCTCTGCCAGTCAAGGCGTGTATGGAGGGGAGACCAGCGAGGGAGG GTACTCCACCGCCAACGCTGAGTCAGACTACACGGATCGGGACACGGATCGGGAGACCGACAAGGAGGCAGAAAGAGAGCCGGAGGAGGATTCCGATGAGGACAAGAGCTGTGCCACGACCATCACTCTACGCCAGGAGGACTcccaggaggagggagaggaaccacAGGAGGAAGACGAAGATAATGATGACGACGATGAGGAGGAGATGTTGGAGGTGATGGCTGAAGTGCCAAGTGGGGAGTTGGCATTACTCCTGGCCCAGAGTGATATCCTTCATACGGGTGACGCTAGGCTGAAGGCAGAGGGCTTCCATCTGCTCCTTGCCAACAAGCTACAG TATGGCGACAGCAGGGAGTTTCTATGGCGACTGGCCCGTGCCTACAGTGACATGTATGATTCTACCGAGGACAAGCAGGAGAAGAAGTCGTATGCAGAACAAG GTCGGGAAGAAGCCGAGTTTGCTCTAAAGAAGAATGGCCTGAATGCGGAATGTCACAAGTG GTTTGCTGTTCTCACAGGCCTTACCTCCCAATACGAGACTATGCATAGCAAACTGAAAAGCAGTCACATTCTAAAG GAGCATTTAGACCGAGCGATTGCCCTTAGGGACGATGACCCACTGTGTTTCTACCTTTTGGGGCGCTGGTGTTATGAG GTTTCCACTCTTGGCTGGCTGGAGAAGAAGGCGGCAGCTGCCTTGTATGACAAACCACCAACATCTACTCTTGACGACGCCCTTGGAAACTTCCTCAAG GCAGAGGAGCTGAACCCAGGATTCTCCAAGACAGTGAGACTTTACATCGCCAAG TGTCACAAGGAGCTGGGGAATGTGTCAGAGGCCAAAAACTGGGCCCTGTTGGCGTTGAAGATGCCTAGTGGCTCCAGTGAG GAGGATAGTGCTAAGTTGGAGGCAGAGCTGGGAGCCTTGATTGACAAAGTGACTGAGCTCTCCCTTGACGGTGGGGACAAATAG
- the LOC139407181 gene encoding DNA repair protein RAD51 homolog 1 isoform X2, which translates to MAMRSEARAEAEVEEESFGPQPLSRLEQCGISASDLKKLEDAGFHTIEAVAYAPKKELLNIKGISEAKADKVLAEAAKLVPMGFTTATEFHQRRAEIIQISTGSKELDKLLQGGIETGSITEMFGEFRTGKTQLCHTLAVTCQLPIDQGGGEGKAMYIDTEGTFRPERLLAVAERYGLVGSDVLDNVAYARAFNTDHQTQLLYQASAMMAESRYAMLIVDSAMALYRTDYSGRGELAARQGHLGRFLRMLLRLADEFGVAVVITNQVVAQVDGAAMFSADPKKPIGGNIMAHASTTRLYLRKGRGETRICKIYDSPCLPESEAMFAINADGVGDAKD; encoded by the exons ATGGCTATGAGAAGCGAGGCCAGGGCAGAggcagaggtagaggaggagagctTTGGACCACAGCCACTGAGCAGACTTGAG CAATGTGGCATCAGTGCCAGTGACCTAAAGAAACTGGAGGATGCAGGGTTCCACACCATTGAGGCAGTGGCCTATGCCCCCAAGAAGGAGCTGCTCAACATCAAGGGGATCAGTGAGGCCAAAGCAGACAAAGTCCTG GCTGAAGCTGCCAAACTAGTGCCCATGGGCTTCACCACAGCAACAGAGTTCCACCAACGCAGAGCTGAAATCATCCAGATCTCCACTGGGTCCAAAGAGCTGGACAAGCTGTTACAGG GTGGGATAGAGACGGGCTCCATCACAGAGATGTTTGGAGAGTTCCGAACAGGAAAGACGCAACTGTGCCACACCCTTGCAGTCACCTGTCAG TTGCCCATTGACCAGGGTGGTGGAGAGGGCAAAGCCATGTACATTGACACTGAGGGGACCTTCAGACCAGAGAGGTTACTGGCTGTAGCAGAGAG gtATGGACTTGTTGGGAGTGACGTTCTGGACAACGTAGCCTACGCTAGGGCCtttaacacagaccaccagacCCAGCTGCTTTACCAAGCCTCAGCCATGATGGCAGAGTCTAG GTATGCCATGCTGATAGTGGACAGTGCCATGGCCCTCTACAGGACAGACTACTCAGGGAGGGGAGAGCTCGCTGCACGGCAAGGCCACCTGGGACGCTTCCTGAGAATGCTGCTGAGACTAGCAGATGAA TTTGGCGTTGCTGTAGTGATAACCAATCAGGTGGTGGCCCAGGTAGACGGTGCTGCTATGTTCTCTGCAGACCCTAAAAAACCCATCGGGGGCAACATCATGGCACATGCGTCCACTACACG ACTGTACTTGAGGAAAGGCCGTGGGGAGACGAGGATCTGCAAAATCTATGACTCACCCTGCCTCCCTGAGTCTGAAGCCATGTTTGCCATCAACGCAGATGGGGTGGGTGATGCCAAGGACTGA
- the LOC139407181 gene encoding DNA repair protein RAD51 homolog 1 isoform X1, protein MLPSMFHTKEIRHTSPVHKKKMAMRSEARAEAEVEEESFGPQPLSRLEQCGISASDLKKLEDAGFHTIEAVAYAPKKELLNIKGISEAKADKVLAEAAKLVPMGFTTATEFHQRRAEIIQISTGSKELDKLLQGGIETGSITEMFGEFRTGKTQLCHTLAVTCQLPIDQGGGEGKAMYIDTEGTFRPERLLAVAERYGLVGSDVLDNVAYARAFNTDHQTQLLYQASAMMAESRYAMLIVDSAMALYRTDYSGRGELAARQGHLGRFLRMLLRLADEFGVAVVITNQVVAQVDGAAMFSADPKKPIGGNIMAHASTTRLYLRKGRGETRICKIYDSPCLPESEAMFAINADGVGDAKD, encoded by the exons ATGCTCCCCTCCATGTTTCACACCAAAGAAATAAG ACATACCTCGCCTGTCCATAAAAAAAAGATGGCTATGAGAAGCGAGGCCAGGGCAGAggcagaggtagaggaggagagctTTGGACCACAGCCACTGAGCAGACTTGAG CAATGTGGCATCAGTGCCAGTGACCTAAAGAAACTGGAGGATGCAGGGTTCCACACCATTGAGGCAGTGGCCTATGCCCCCAAGAAGGAGCTGCTCAACATCAAGGGGATCAGTGAGGCCAAAGCAGACAAAGTCCTG GCTGAAGCTGCCAAACTAGTGCCCATGGGCTTCACCACAGCAACAGAGTTCCACCAACGCAGAGCTGAAATCATCCAGATCTCCACTGGGTCCAAAGAGCTGGACAAGCTGTTACAGG GTGGGATAGAGACGGGCTCCATCACAGAGATGTTTGGAGAGTTCCGAACAGGAAAGACGCAACTGTGCCACACCCTTGCAGTCACCTGTCAG TTGCCCATTGACCAGGGTGGTGGAGAGGGCAAAGCCATGTACATTGACACTGAGGGGACCTTCAGACCAGAGAGGTTACTGGCTGTAGCAGAGAG gtATGGACTTGTTGGGAGTGACGTTCTGGACAACGTAGCCTACGCTAGGGCCtttaacacagaccaccagacCCAGCTGCTTTACCAAGCCTCAGCCATGATGGCAGAGTCTAG GTATGCCATGCTGATAGTGGACAGTGCCATGGCCCTCTACAGGACAGACTACTCAGGGAGGGGAGAGCTCGCTGCACGGCAAGGCCACCTGGGACGCTTCCTGAGAATGCTGCTGAGACTAGCAGATGAA TTTGGCGTTGCTGTAGTGATAACCAATCAGGTGGTGGCCCAGGTAGACGGTGCTGCTATGTTCTCTGCAGACCCTAAAAAACCCATCGGGGGCAACATCATGGCACATGCGTCCACTACACG ACTGTACTTGAGGAAAGGCCGTGGGGAGACGAGGATCTGCAAAATCTATGACTCACCCTGCCTCCCTGAGTCTGAAGCCATGTTTGCCATCAACGCAGATGGGGTGGGTGATGCCAAGGACTGA
- the LOC139407808 gene encoding small kinetochore-associated protein-like isoform X3 codes for MKRAANKYVFKETAVPSDFNFFPKTAIFKPLNENVPRKNVVAKVHKGPSTRYGQQSELKSHNQLLLEANEELQKNLTETQQKVAQLEQRCSDLQGTNADVQKQLKDCHVLLVAGNIDPVLGEKIGKTAQQNEDQQREVVNVSQDLLRELQTFGDMATEQSAQLTEVQKTMKALTDSREHLVQERENFYLEVEEMDKAFEEAEQLLLD; via the exons ATGAAGAGGGCGGCCAATAAATACGTTTTCAAAGAGACTGCTGTACCGTCAGACTTCAATTTCTTTCCAAAAACTGCTATTTTCAAGCCTCTCAATGAGAATGTACCAAG AAAGAATGTTGTAGCCAAAGTGCATAAAGG ACCTTCCACCAGATATGGGCAGCAGTCAGAACTCAAGAGCCATAATCAACTTTTACTGGAAGCCAATGAAGAACTGCAGAAAAACCTTACAGAAACACAG CAAAAAGTTGCCCAGCTGGAACAACGATGCAGTGACCTCCAAGGAACCAATGCAGACGTCCAGAAACAACTGAAGGACTGCCATGTGCTACTAGTTGCTGGAAATATTGATCCAG TTTTGGGAGAGAAAATTGGAAAAACTGCACAGCAAAATGAGGATCAACAAAGAGAGGTGGTG AACGTATCCCAAGATCTGTTACGTGAACTGCAGACATTTGGTGACATGGCAACAGAACAAAGTGCACAACTAACA GAAGTTCAAAAGACCATGAAGGCTCTCACCGATTCTCGGGAGCATCTGGTGCAGGAGAGGGAGAATTTCTACTTGGAAGTTGAAGAAATGGATAAGGCTTTTGAGGAAGCAGAGCAGCTCTTGTTGGACTAG
- the LOC139407808 gene encoding small kinetochore-associated protein-like isoform X1 gives MASKIPRCGQSKCVRPAGSAAEMKRAANKYVFKETAVPSDFNFFPKTAIFKPLNENVPRKNVVAKVHKGPSTRYGQQSELKSHNQLLLEANEELQKNLTETQQKVAQLEQRCSDLQGTNADVQKQLKDCHVLLVAGNIDPVLGEKIGKTAQQNEDQQREVVNVSQDLLRELQTFGDMATEQSAQLTEVQKTMKALTDSREHLVQERENFYLEVEEMDKAFEEAEQLLLD, from the exons ATGGCATCGAAAATTCCTAGATGCGGACAGAGTAAGT GTGTGCGACCTGCTGGCAGTGCTGCAGAAATGAAGAGGGCGGCCAATAAATACGTTTTCAAAGAGACTGCTGTACCGTCAGACTTCAATTTCTTTCCAAAAACTGCTATTTTCAAGCCTCTCAATGAGAATGTACCAAG AAAGAATGTTGTAGCCAAAGTGCATAAAGG ACCTTCCACCAGATATGGGCAGCAGTCAGAACTCAAGAGCCATAATCAACTTTTACTGGAAGCCAATGAAGAACTGCAGAAAAACCTTACAGAAACACAG CAAAAAGTTGCCCAGCTGGAACAACGATGCAGTGACCTCCAAGGAACCAATGCAGACGTCCAGAAACAACTGAAGGACTGCCATGTGCTACTAGTTGCTGGAAATATTGATCCAG TTTTGGGAGAGAAAATTGGAAAAACTGCACAGCAAAATGAGGATCAACAAAGAGAGGTGGTG AACGTATCCCAAGATCTGTTACGTGAACTGCAGACATTTGGTGACATGGCAACAGAACAAAGTGCACAACTAACA GAAGTTCAAAAGACCATGAAGGCTCTCACCGATTCTCGGGAGCATCTGGTGCAGGAGAGGGAGAATTTCTACTTGGAAGTTGAAGAAATGGATAAGGCTTTTGAGGAAGCAGAGCAGCTCTTGTTGGACTAG
- the LOC139407808 gene encoding small kinetochore-associated protein-like isoform X2: MASKIPRCGQSVRPAGSAAEMKRAANKYVFKETAVPSDFNFFPKTAIFKPLNENVPRKNVVAKVHKGPSTRYGQQSELKSHNQLLLEANEELQKNLTETQQKVAQLEQRCSDLQGTNADVQKQLKDCHVLLVAGNIDPVLGEKIGKTAQQNEDQQREVVNVSQDLLRELQTFGDMATEQSAQLTEVQKTMKALTDSREHLVQERENFYLEVEEMDKAFEEAEQLLLD; the protein is encoded by the exons ATGGCATCGAAAATTCCTAGATGCGGACAGA GTGTGCGACCTGCTGGCAGTGCTGCAGAAATGAAGAGGGCGGCCAATAAATACGTTTTCAAAGAGACTGCTGTACCGTCAGACTTCAATTTCTTTCCAAAAACTGCTATTTTCAAGCCTCTCAATGAGAATGTACCAAG AAAGAATGTTGTAGCCAAAGTGCATAAAGG ACCTTCCACCAGATATGGGCAGCAGTCAGAACTCAAGAGCCATAATCAACTTTTACTGGAAGCCAATGAAGAACTGCAGAAAAACCTTACAGAAACACAG CAAAAAGTTGCCCAGCTGGAACAACGATGCAGTGACCTCCAAGGAACCAATGCAGACGTCCAGAAACAACTGAAGGACTGCCATGTGCTACTAGTTGCTGGAAATATTGATCCAG TTTTGGGAGAGAAAATTGGAAAAACTGCACAGCAAAATGAGGATCAACAAAGAGAGGTGGTG AACGTATCCCAAGATCTGTTACGTGAACTGCAGACATTTGGTGACATGGCAACAGAACAAAGTGCACAACTAACA GAAGTTCAAAAGACCATGAAGGCTCTCACCGATTCTCGGGAGCATCTGGTGCAGGAGAGGGAGAATTTCTACTTGGAAGTTGAAGAAATGGATAAGGCTTTTGAGGAAGCAGAGCAGCTCTTGTTGGACTAG
- the LOC139407180 gene encoding regulator of microtubule dynamics protein 3 isoform X2, whose translation MVPIWHNMKPLGRNWMIGLGVGATAGVGLITLIIYKEISRRRSQTLLLHTNPPEYLIDSPDGTPLQIESLEQEVVAQQQALEAVVQGLSPEQVELRNQLDEVLTCVSSLRFEVAELRTGLQDIAQQIIQDVKKGVEDSQRARRRRHIISHRERTDSMSSSSIYFSASQGVYGGETSEGGYSTANAESDYTDRDTDRETDKEAEREPEEDSDEDKSCATTITLRQEDSQEEGEEPQEEDEDNDDDDEEEMLEVMAEVPSGELALLLAQSDILHTGDARLKAEGFHLLLANKLQYGDSREFLWRLARAYSDMYDSTEDKQEKKSYAEQGREEAEFALKKNGLNAECHKWFAVLTGLTSQYETMHSKLKSSHILKEHLDRAIALRDDDPLCFYLLGRWCYEVSTLGWLEKKAAAALYDKPPTSTLDDALGNFLKAEELNPGFSKTVRLYIAKCHKELGNVSEAKNWALLALKMPSGSSEEEDSAKLEAELGALIDKVTELSLDGGDK comes from the exons ATGGTCCCAATTTGGCACAACATGAAGCCGTTAGGGAGAAATTGGATGATAGGACTGGGTGTAGGAGCCACCGCGGGTGTAGGCTTGATTACATTAATAATCTACAAAGAAATTAGTAGAAGAAGATCTCAAACATTATTACTCCACACTAACCCCCCTGAGTACTTGATAGACAGCCCAGATGGAACACCCCTTCAGATTGAGTCACTTGAACAAG AGGTGGTGGCCCAGCAGCAGGCCCTGGAGGCGGTGGTGCAGGGGTTGTCCCCTGAGCAGGTGGAGCTGAGGAACCAACTGGATGAGGTGCTGACCTGTGTGTCTTCCCTCCGCTTCGAGGTGGCTGAGCTCAGGACTGGCCTGCAGGACATCGCCCAGCAGATTATCCAGGATGTCAA GAAGGGTGTTGAGGATAGCCAGAGAGCACGTAGACGCCGCCACATCATCAGCCATCGGGAACGCACTGACTCCATGAGCTCCAGCTCCATCTATTTCTCTGCCAGTCAAGGCGTGTATGGAGGGGAGACCAGCGAGGGAGG GTACTCCACCGCCAACGCTGAGTCAGACTACACGGATCGGGACACGGATCGGGAGACCGACAAGGAGGCAGAAAGAGAGCCGGAGGAGGATTCCGATGAGGACAAGAGCTGTGCCACGACCATCACTCTACGCCAGGAGGACTcccaggaggagggagaggaaccacAGGAGGAAGACGAAGATAATGATGACGACGATGAGGAGGAGATGTTGGAGGTGATGGCTGAAGTGCCAAGTGGGGAGTTGGCATTACTCCTGGCCCAGAGTGATATCCTTCATACGGGTGACGCTAGGCTGAAGGCAGAGGGCTTCCATCTGCTCCTTGCCAACAAGCTACAG TATGGCGACAGCAGGGAGTTTCTATGGCGACTGGCCCGTGCCTACAGTGACATGTATGATTCTACCGAGGACAAGCAGGAGAAGAAGTCGTATGCAGAACAAG GTCGGGAAGAAGCCGAGTTTGCTCTAAAGAAGAATGGCCTGAATGCGGAATGTCACAAGTG GTTTGCTGTTCTCACAGGCCTTACCTCCCAATACGAGACTATGCATAGCAAACTGAAAAGCAGTCACATTCTAAAG GAGCATTTAGACCGAGCGATTGCCCTTAGGGACGATGACCCACTGTGTTTCTACCTTTTGGGGCGCTGGTGTTATGAG GTTTCCACTCTTGGCTGGCTGGAGAAGAAGGCGGCAGCTGCCTTGTATGACAAACCACCAACATCTACTCTTGACGACGCCCTTGGAAACTTCCTCAAG GCAGAGGAGCTGAACCCAGGATTCTCCAAGACAGTGAGACTTTACATCGCCAAG TGTCACAAGGAGCTGGGGAATGTGTCAGAGGCCAAAAACTGGGCCCTGTTGGCGTTGAAGATGCCTAGTGGCTCCAGTGAG GAGGAGGATAGTGCTAAGTTGGAGGCAGAGCTGGGAGCCTTGATTGACAAAGTGACTGAGCTCTCCCTTGACGGTGGGGACAAATAG